The following proteins are co-located in the Tripterygium wilfordii isolate XIE 37 chromosome 2, ASM1340144v1, whole genome shotgun sequence genome:
- the LOC120005832 gene encoding probable 2-oxoglutarate-dependent dioxygenase At5g05600, whose amino-acid sequence MGEVDPAFIQNPEFRPKLEYIEAEEIPVIDLSNFSTVDTKELVLEIGNASKNWGFFQVINHGVPLELRQGMEKVGKEFFHLGLEEKRKVKRNEFNSMGYHDSEHTKNVRDWKEVFDFLLKDQTVIPASHEPDDQELRTLFNQWPHYPTSFREVCQEYAREVEKLGFKLLELISLSLGLPADRCHPYFKHQTSFIRLNYYPPCPAPHLALGVGRHKDAGALTVLAQDDVGGLEVKRKSDGEWVRVKPIPDAFSINVGDVVQVWSNDAYESVEHRAVVNSVKERISIPFVMFPTHTVSVKPLDELVNQQNPPKYKEYNWGKFLANRNRSDYKKRTVENIQIDHFKVSE is encoded by the exons ATGGGAGAGGTTGATCCAGCTTTCATTCAAAACCCTGAATTCAGGCCAAAACTCGAATACATCGAAGCTGAAGAGATCCCAGTTATCGATCTATCCAATTTTAGCACCGTTGACACCAAAGAGCTTGTGTTAGAGATTGGAAATGCATCCAAAAACTGGGGGTTCTTTCAAGTTATTAATCATGGAGTCCCGTTGGAGCTGCGTCAAGGAATGGAAAAGGTAGGAAAAGAATTTTTCCATCTGGGTTTGGAAGAGAAGAGGAAGGTGAAGAGGAATGAGTTTAATTCAATGGGGTATCATGACAGTGAGCATACCAAAAATGTTAGGGACTGGAAGGAGGTCTTTGATTTCTTGCTGAAGGATCAAACAGTGATCCCAGCATCTCATGAGCCTGATGATCAGGAGCTGAGGACTTTGTTTAATCAGTGGCCTCATTACCCTACTAGTTTCAG GGAGGTATGCCAAGAATATGCTAGAGAAGTGGAGAAATTAGGATTCAAGTTACTGGAACTCATCTCTTTGAGCTTGGGTTTACCTGCTGACCGGTGTCATCCATACTTCAAACACCAAACCAGTTTTATTAGGCTGAATTACTATCCTCCATGCCCTGCTCCCCACCTAGCTCTTGGCGTGGGAAGACACAAAGATGCTGGTGCCTTGACGGTCCTCGCTCAAGACGATGTTGGAGGACTAGAGGTTAAGCGAAAATCAGACGGAGAATGGGTTAGAGTTAAGCCAATCCCAGATGCTTTCAGCATCAATGTTGGTGATGTTGTTCAG GTGTGGAGCAATGATGCTTATGAGAGTGTAGAACACAGGGCAGTGGTGAACTCTGTGAAGGAAAGGATTTCAATACCATTCGTCATGTTCCCTACACACACTGTTTCAGTGAAGCCATTGGATGAGCTAGTCAATCAGCAAAACCCTCCAAAGTACAAGGAGTACAACTGGGGAAAGTTTCTTGCCAATAGGAACCGCAGCGATTATAAGAAGCGCACAGTCGAAAATATCCAAATCGATCATTTTAAAGTCTCAGAGTAA
- the LOC119980163 gene encoding glutathione S-transferase T3-like encodes MSSTKNCTCNTIFPCGWDSVVFPPKNLRKWFNDASLSSSTGEFPSHFCNLKNSYAEVIVHEEGSDVGIDLLLVGGYSWVLSFGMGMNSNSSGNCFFDTILDEMSLGGSQLEHTTEEQTPIQHTTEEQTPIQVEQSGKPKKNPRLGNFSTQEDLALVSAWLNTSLDAIQGTDQKGTTFWKRVSSTYHSAIGSSFPYRTDRSLINRWSNVQSCVNKFMGFLAQIETSRPSGVNEQDKQIEMAKVMYRDIQKTTFQFEHCWNILRHQPKWLSHIDGGSTKRRSSLTNSPNTPESINLSDEMPPYHPTIDLERPIGQKAEKEKLRKGKNKDKDVGYLGDVISDLKTGKLKMHEQKMKMHEEKMIMAKIEIEKQDEHESKRIKLKEMKEEREHKRMKLQERQEEMNIMMMDLSSLSEDQAEYIKILRAEILGKKKNM; translated from the exons atgtcatcaacaaagAATTGCACTTGTAATACAATATTTCCTTGTGGTTGGGATTCTGTGGTCTTTCCTCCGAAGAACCTGCGGAAATGGTTCAACGATGCAAGCCTAAGCAGTTCTACTGGAGAATTCCCTTCCCATTTCTGCAACTTGAAGAATAGTTATGCAGAA GTGATTGTTCATGAAGAAGGGAGTGATGTCGGAATTGATTTGCTTTTGGTTGGTGGGTATTCCTGGGTTTTGAGTTTTGGAATGG GAATGAATTCAAATAGCAGTGGCAATTGTTTTTTTGATACTATTCTTGATGAGATGTCATTGGGAGGTTCACAATTGGAGCACACGACTGAAGAACAAACACCCATCCAACACACCACTGAAGAACAAACACCCATACAGGTCGAGCAAAGTGggaagccaaaaaaaaatccacggCTTGGGAACTTTTCCACCCAAGAAGATCTAGCTCTAGTCTCAGCATGGCTAAACACATCCTTGGATGCAATTCAAGGGACGGACCAAAAAGGGACGACATTCTGGAAAAGAGTTTCCTCAACATACCATAGTGCCATAGGTTCATCTTTTCCATACCGCACTGATCGCTCCTTAATCAATCGATGGTCAAATGTTCAAAGTTGTGTGAATAAGTTCATGGGATTCCTAGCTCAAATTGAGACATCTCGTCCTTCCGGTGTAAACGAACAAGATAAA CAGATTGAGATGGCAAAAGTCATGTATCGTGACATTCAGAAGACAACTTTTCAGTTTGAGCATTGCTGGAACATACTACGACACCAGCCCAAATGGCTTTCACACATTGATGGGGGGAGTACCAAGCGACGTTCTAGTTTGACAAATTCTCCAAATACACCGGAGTCGATAAACTTAAGTGATGAAATGCCTCCCTATCATCCCACTATTGATTTGGAAAGACCTATTGGACAAAAGGCTGAGAAAGAGAAGCTTcgcaaaggaaaaaacaaagacaaagatGTGGGTTATCTTGGTGATGTTATCTCTGATTTGAAAACTGGAAAATTAAAGATGCATGAACAAAAAATGAAGATGCATGAAGAGAAAATGATTATGgcaaagatagagatagagaagCAAGATGAACATGAGAGCAAGAGGATTAAGTTAAAAGAgatgaaagaagaaagagagcacAAGAGGATGAAGCTCCAAGAGAGGCAAGAAGAGATGAACATAATGATGATGGATTTGAGTAGCTTGAGTGAAGATCAAGCTGAGTACATAAAAATTTTAAGGGCGGAAATACTCGGTAAAAAGAAGAATATGTAG
- the LOC119980179 gene encoding putative nuclease HARBI1 codes for MRPFIKKFIFNSSSSSSSNDEVEDILLFEAERLSLEMSRGSTSCERRLYIDRGSIEGHNRLFNDYFAENPVYPHDRFRRRFRMSRNLFLRIQAAVEAHDPYFRQKRNAAGKLGLSSLQKITASLRMLAYGVTADFMDEYVRIGESTAITSLKKFTRVIISIFGAEYLRSPNSNDIARLLAIGENRGFPGMLGSIDCMHWKWKNCPSAWKGMYTGHIHEPTLILEAVASYDLWIWHAFFGMPGALNDINVLDRSNVFSELTQGRAPAVDFYAIFVKTIPAPQNNKTKHFVRCQESARKDVERAFGVLQSRFVIVRGLARYLEPNTLNDIMIACVVLHNMIVEDERHLHPQLDNNTYEDIEEGLPTPTVTHDRTPEFQDFIDRHIGIRSRDVHSQLQSDLVEHLWNIHSLA; via the exons ATGAGACCCTTTATCAAGAAATTCATTTTTAACTCATCCTCAAGCTCTTCCTCTAATGATGAGGTTGAAGATATACTCCTCTTTGAAGCTGAAAGACTGAGCTTGGAAATGAGCAGGGGATCGACATCATGTGAACGACGTTTGTACATCGACCGAGGATCAATCGAAGGCCATAATCGActtttcaatgattattttgctGAAAATCCGGTGTATCCTCATGATCGCTTTCGAAGAAGATTTCGTATGAGTCGAAATCTATTTTTGCGTATCCAGGCAGCAGTGGAAGCTCACGATCCTTATTTTCGACAAAAAAGAAACGCGGCGGGAAAGCTAGGATTGTCTTCTTTACAGAAGATAACAGCTTCCTTAAGGATGCTTGCTTATGGTGTAACCGCAGATTTTATGGACGAGTATGTTAGGATTGGAGAATCCACAGCTATAACCAGTTTGAAGAAATTTACAAGAGTGATAATTTCTATATTCGGTGCGGAATATTTGAGATCCCCAAATAGCAATGATATTGCTAGATTATTAGCGATTGGGGAAAATCGAGGCTTTCCTGGAATGTTGGGAAGTATTGACTGTATGCATTGGAAATGGAAGAATTGTCCGAGTGCATGGAAAGGTATGTACACTGGTCATATCCACGAACCCACACTCATCTTGGAAGCTGTAGCTTCCTACGACCTTTGGATATGGCATGCATTCTTTGGTATGCCAGGTGCTCTCAACGACATTAATGTGTTAGACCGATCCAATGTCTTCTCTGAACTTACACAAGGTCGTGCACCTGCAGTGGACTTTTAT GCAATTTTTGTGAAGACAATACCGGCACCACAAAATAACAAGACAAAACACTTTGTAAGATGTCAAGAGTCGGCTAGGAAGGATGTGGAGCGTGCATTTGGTGTACTTCAATCACGTTTTGTAATTGTGCGTGGACTTGCACGTTATCTAGAACCTAATACACTTAATGACATCATGATAGCATGTGTAGTCTTGCATAACATGATTGTTGAAGACGAGCGACATTTGCACCCTCAACTAGATAATAACACCTATGAAGATATTGAGGAAGGCCTCCCTACACCAACAGTGACACATGATCGTACTCCAGAATTTCAAGACTTTATCGATCGTCATATTGGCATAAGATCTAGAGACGTGCACTCGCAACTCCAGTCAGACCTTGTTGAGCATTTATGGAATATTCATAGTCTTGcttaa
- the LOC120013720 gene encoding 2-isopropylmalate synthase 1, chloroplastic-like, producing the protein MAASFTTASKFSFSISNPKAPTTSTTAASARSILSLYKQKANALRALHFSSKPYTFSTSCSQSQSPSTSSPPPPRRRRRPEYIPNRIDDPSYVRIFDTTLRDGEQSPGATLTAKEKLDIARQLAKLGVDIIEAGFPAASREDFEAVKMIAQEVGNAVDEDGYVPVICGLSRCNEKDIKAAWDAVKYAKRPRVHTFIATSEIHMEYKLRKTKEEVIEIARSMVKLARSLGCDDVEFSPEDAGRSEREFLYEILGEVIKAGATTLNIPDTVGITIPTEFAQLIADIKANTPGVENVVISTHCQNDLGLSTANTLAGAFAGARQLECTINGIGERAGNASLEEVVMAINCRGESVLGGLYTGINTRHITMASKMVEDYTGLHLQPHKAIVGANAFAHESGIHQDGMLKHKGTYEIISPEDIGLERSNEAGIVLGKLSGRHALRDRLKELGYELDDEKLGHIFWRFKAVAEQKKRVTDADLIALVSDEVFQPEVVWKLVDVQVTCGTLGLSTATVKLIHANGEENVACSVGTGPVDSAYKAVDIIVKEPVTLLEYSMNAVTEGIDAIATTRVLIRGDNQQTSTHALTGEEVQRTFSGTGAGMDIVVSSVKAYIGALNKMLAFKDKLPTQVSVEKTSVSA; encoded by the coding sequence ATGGCGGCGTCGTTCACTACAGCTTCCAAATTCTCCTTTTCCATATCTAACCCTAAAGCCCCAACCACCAGTACCACCGCCGCTAGCGCCAGGTCTATCCTCTCTCTGTACAAACAGAAAGCAAATGCTCTCCGCGCTCTTCACTTCTCCTCAAAACCATACACTTTCTCCACCTCATGTTCTCAAAGCCAATCGCCGTCCActtcctctcctcctcctcctcgccGCCGTCGTCGGCCGGAATACATCCCCAATCGGATCGATGACCCTTCATATGTCCGCATCTTTGACACGACACTCCGTGATGGAGAGCAGTCCCCGGGCGCCACTCTTACCGCCAAGGAGAAGCTCGACATTGCCCGCCAGCTTGCCAAGCTTGGCGTGGACATCATTGAAGCCGGATTCCCCGCCGCGTCTCGGGAGGACTTTGAGGCGGTGAAGATGATTGCGCAAGAAGTGGGCAACGCCGTCGACGAGGATGGGTATGTCCCTGTGATTTGTGGGTTATCGAGGTGCAATGAGAAGGACATCAAGGCTGCCTGGGATGCTGTGAAGTACGCGAAGCGGCCAAGGGTACACACTTTTATAGCTACTAGCGAgatacacatggagtacaagtTGAGGAAGACGAAGGAGGAGGTGATTGAGATTGCAAGAAGTATGGTAAAGTTGGCGAGGAGCTTGGGCTGCGACGATGTGGAGTTTAGCCCAGAAGATGCTGGGAGATCGGAGAGGGAATTTCTGTATGAGATTTTGGGTGAAGTTATAAAAGCAGGGGCAACTACTCTCAACATCCCTGATACAGTTGGTATTACTATTCCAACTGAATTTGCTCAGTTGATTGCTGACATTAAAGCAAATACTCCTGGAGTGGAGAATGTTGTTATCTCTACACATTGCCAGAATGATCTTGGGCTTTCTACTGCAAATACTCTAGCTGGGGCATTTGCAGGGGCAAGACAATTGGAATGCACAATCAATGGAATTGGTGAAAGAGCTGGAAATGCTTCTCTAGAGGAGGTTGTGATGGCTATAAATTGTCGTGGAGAGTCTGTTTTGGGGGGACTTTATACTGGAATCAATACGCGGCACATTACCATGGCTAGCAAGATGGTAGAAGATTACACAGGATTGCATTTACAACCACACAAGGCAATTGTTGGAGCAAATGCTTTTGCTCATGAAAGTGGGATCCATCAGGATGGAATGCTGAAGCACAAGGGTACTTATGAAATTATATCTCCAGAAGATATCGGGCTTGAACGATCCAATGAAGCGGGTATTGTCCTTGGAAAACTTAGCGGACGCCATGCTTTGAGGGATCGCTTGAAGGAGCTTGGTTATGAGTTAGATGATGAGAAACTTGGTCATATCTTTTGGCGTTTCAAAGCGGTTGCTGAACAGAAAAAGAGAGTCACTGATGCTGACCTAATAGCATTGGTATCAGATGAAGTGTTTCAACCAGAAGTTGTTTGGAAGCTTGTTGATGTGCAGGTTACATGTGGAACTCTTGGTCTCTCTACAGCAACTGTCAAACTCATTCATGCTAATGGGGAAGAGAATGTTGCTTGTTCCGTGGGAACTGGGCCGGTAGATTCAGCTTACAAGGCTGTTGACATCATCGTGAAGGAGCCTGTAACACTTCTTGAGTATTCCATGAATGCTGTTACAGAAGGCATTGATGCAATCGCCACCACCCGTGTTCTAATTCGCGGAGACAACCAGCAAACATCTACTCATGCTTTAACCGGTGAAGAAGTTCAGCGAACGTTTAGTGGAACTGGTGCTGGAATGGACATTGTTGTTTCAAGTGTCAAGGCTTACATTGGTGCGCTAAACAAGATGTTAGCTTTCAAAGATAAGTTGCCAACCCAAGTCTCTGTAGAAAAAACTTCTGTTTCTGCTTAA
- the LOC120013725 gene encoding salicylic acid-binding protein 2-like: protein MEKPKMLFFIISISLLLIVLSIRPIMAAAPQPAPNKHFVLVHGSGHGAWSWYKIVAPLRSSGHNVTAIDLAASGIDPRQAKTLRSISDFFQPLMDLMASVAADERVILVGHSLGGLAISQAMERFPHKISVAVFVTALMPGPSLNISTLNQESFRQTGSLHDSHYEYDDGPDKPPTTLILGPLFLSTNVYQFSPTEDLALATMLMRPLRLFSEEDMSKELKLSSENYGLVKRVFIISEKDYLSKIEFQRWMIEGNPPNQVVEISGSDHMVMMSKPLELLSHLQCIANTYS from the exons ATGGAGAAACCCAAAAtgctcttcttcatcatctccatttcccTTCTTCTCATCGTTCTTTCTATCAGACCAATCATGGCAGCAGCACCACAACCAGCACCAAACAAGCACTTTGTGCTGGTCCATGGTTCGGGCCATGGGGCATGGTCCTGGTACAAAATTGTGGCACCACTGAGATCATCTGGTCACAATGTCACTGCAATAGATTTAGCTGCTTCTGGGATTGATCCTAGGCAAGCCAAAACGCTCCGTTCGATTTCTGATTTCTTTCAGCCCTTGATGGATTTAATGGCATCTGTAGCTGCTGATGAGAGAGTAATCCTTGTTGGTCATAGCCTTGGTGGGTTGGCTATTTCTCAGGCCATGGAGAGGTTCCCTCATAAGATATCTGTTGCTGTTTTTGTCACTGCCTTGATGCCTGGTCCTTCCCTCAATATATCCACTCTCAATCAAGAG TCGTTCAGACAAACAGGGTCATTGCATGACAGTCACTATGAATACGATGATGGGCCTGATAAGCCTCCAACCACATTAATTCTCGGCCCATTGTTCTTGTCCACAAATGTATACCAGTTCAGCCCAACTGAG GATTTGGCACTGGCAACGATGTTGATGAGACCATTACGTTTGTTCAGTGAAGAAGACATGTCCAAGGAATTAAAGCTATCAAGTGAGAATTACGGATTGGTCAAACGAGTCTTCATCATATCAGAGAAAGATTATTTGTCAAAGATTGAATTTCAACGGTGGATGATCGAGGGGAATCCACCAAATCAAGTGGTGGAGATCAGTGGATCAGACCATATGGTCATGATGTCTAAACCATTGGAGCTCTTGTCTCACCTCCAATGTATTGCCAATACTTACAGTTAA
- the LOC119980195 gene encoding putative F-box protein At3g47150, with translation MKAMKIMHIPEDLATDILLYLPVKSLLRFRCVRKSWCDLMENPNFVTEHHHKQITLNSNVRYFIRRDNAYKCEPVIRIIKDDGEEDPTITEAICPPTVNACFGDQVFGPCNGLYCVSGGVSITRSPYSAISITSVKVLSSMKCTFCTCLSFPHS, from the exons ATGAAGGCCATGAAGATCATGCACATCCCCGAAGATTTGGCCACAGACATTCTTTTATATCTTCCCGTGAAGTCTCTGCTACGATTCAGGTGCGTCCGCAAATCTTGGTGCGATCTCATggaaaaccctaattttgttACAGAACACCATCACAAGCAAATCACTCTTAATTCCAATGTCCGCTACTTCATCCGGAGGGATAACGCTTATAAATGTGAACCTGTAATACGTATCATCAAAGATGATGGTGAAGAGGACCCTACGATCACAGAAGCCATCTGTCCTCCGACTGTGAATGCTTGTTTTGGTGACCAAGTTTTTGGTCCCTGTAATGGTTTGTATTGTGTGTCTGGTGGTGTTAGTATTACCAGGTCTCCCTACTCGGCCATCTCTATCAC TTCTGTAAAAGTTCTTTCTTCAATGAAATGCACATTCTGCACTTGTCTTTCTTTTCCTCACTCATAA
- the LOC120005092 gene encoding F-box/kelch-repeat protein At3g23880-like, translating to MEDLKIMEIPEDLVTDILLYLPVKSLRRFRCVCKSWCDLFENPSFVTEHHHKQITLNSDVRFVIGRDYSSTYEPIISIIKDDGDEIPSVTEAISFVSVCFGKFNQVLGPINGLYCVCGDEFFTIWNPATREIKRLPDSQLLPPNLGITLGHVYGFGFDNKSNDYKVLRIVDYLLYMDESTRHIEIYSLKSESWRKLPDMEMDVTLLRFTMKNVCKDEVYYWWGMTEKDFCILSFDMADEVFETMPLPSLGIPCTDFNGSFGFNGCFGDFLAELAIFNGSLAVIAYPKTGMIGGYGDIWVMAAKETWVKQASIGPICAIQRPLGLWKNGGLFIEDIDRQLLLYESSGSIKKLPFHFPLQVLNYEESLVPINGRK from the coding sequence ATGGAGGACTTGAAGATCATGGAGATACCCGAAGATTTGGTGACAGACATTCTATTATATCTTCCCGTGAAGTCTCTGCGACGATTCAGGTGCGTCTGCAAATCTTGGTGCGATCTCTTTGAGAACCCTAGTTTTGTCACAGAACACCATCACAAGCAAATCACTCTTAATTCCGATGTCCGCTTCGTCATCGGGAGAGATTACTCCTCTACCTATGAACCCATTATATCCATCATCAAAGATGATGGTGACGAGATCCCTTCGGTTACAGAAGCCATCTCTTTTGTGAGTGTGTGTTTTGGCAAATTCAACCAAGTTTTGGGTCCCATTAATGGTTTGTATTGTGTGTGTGGAGATGAATTTTTTACCATTTGGAATCCAGCTACAAGGGAAATCAAGAGACTCCCTGATTCCCAGTTGCTGCCTCCTAATTTGGGCATCACATTGGGTCATGTATACGGGTTTGGTTTTGATAACAAAAGTAATGACTACAAGGTGCTCAGAATTGTTGATTATCTTTTATACATGGATGAGAGTACTCGGCATATAGAGATATACTCCCTAAAAAGTGAATCTTGGAGGAAACTACCTGACATGGAGATGGATGTTACACTACTCAGGTTCACTATGAAGAACGTATGCAAGGATGAAGTCTATTATTGGTGGGGTATGACGGAAAAAGACTTTTGTATATTATCATTTGATATGGCTGATGAAGTGTTTGAAACAATGCCACTACCATCTCTTGGTATTCCTTGTACTGATTTCAATGGTTCTTTTGGCTTCAATGGTTGTTTTGGCGATTTCCTTGCGGAACTTGCAATCTTCAATGGATCACTTGCTGTCATTGCTTACCCAAAGACGGGGATGATAGGAGGATACGGTGATATATGGGTGATGGCTGCGAAGGAGACTTGGGTGAAACAAGCGAGTATTGGACCTATCTGTGCGATTCAGAGGCCATTAGGATTATGGAAGAATGGTGGATTGTTTATTGAAGATATCGATAGGCAGCTACTATTGTATGAATCTAGTGGTAGTATAAAAAAACTTCCGTTTCATTTTCCACTACAAGTACTAAATTATGAAGAAAGTCTTGTTCCAATCAATGGGCGCAAGTGA
- the LOC120016443 gene encoding F-box protein CPR1-like, translating into MNLFSETAKEKNIPAMEAMKITEIPEDLVTDILVSLPGKSLLRFRCVCKSWCDLIGNPNFVAEHHHKQTILNSNVRCVIGRDGSHNSEPMISIIKDDGDEIPTVIEAISTVCFGKFNLVVGPVKGLYCVCGDDFVIIWNPATRELKRLPDSQLEPPDLRRSLCLSYGFGFDNKRNDYKMLRFVDYALYNNGSTRQIELYSLKTESWRKLLPAIDVRILWYIVDNVCNNGFYYWWAFEEEDYYILSFDMADEVFETIPLPDFGRPRGKFRAELAIFDGSLAVIAYPKEGIVGSVNIWVMAVKETWVKQVSIGPICAIRSH; encoded by the coding sequence atgaatttgttttcagAAACAGCCAAGGAGAAGAACATTCCTGCTATGGAGGCCATGAAGATTACGGAAATCCCCGAAGATTTGGTGACAGACATTCTAGTATCTCTTCCGGGAAAGTCTCTGCTACGATTCAGGTGCGTCTGCAAATCTTGGTGTGATCTCATCGGAAACCCTAATTTTGTCGCAGAACACCATCACAAGCAAACCATTCTTAATTCTAATGTCCGCTGCGTCATCGGGAGGGATGGCTCTCACAACTCTGAACCCATGATATCTATCATCAAAGATGACGGTGACGAGATCCCTACGGTTATAGAAGCCATCTCTACTGTGTGTTTTGGCAAATTCAACCTAGTTGTGGGTCCGGTTAAAGGTTTATATTGTGTGTGTGGAGATGATTTTGTTATCATTTGGAATCCAGCTACAAGGGAATTGAAGAGACTCCCTGATTCCCAATTGGAGCCTCCTGATTTGCGTAGGTCGTTGTGTCTTTCGTATGGGTTTGGTTTTGATAACAAAAGAAATGACTACAAGATGCTGAGATTTGTTGATTATGCTTTATACAATAATGGGTCTACTCGGCAGATAGAGTTATACTCCCTGAAAACTGAATCTTGGAGAAAACTACTACCTGCCATTGATGTTAGAATACTTTGGTACATTGTGGACAATGTATGCAACAATGGATTCTATTATTGGTGGGCTTTTGAGGAGGAAGATTACTATATACTATCATTTGATATGGCTGATGAAGTGTTTGAAACAATCCCACTACCAGATTTTGGCCGTCCTCGTGGCAAATTCCGTGCAGAACTCGCGATCTTCGATGGATCACTTGCTGTCATTGCTTACCCAAAGGAGGGGATAGTAGGATCCGTTAATATATGGGTGATGGCTGTGAAGGAGACTTGGGTGAAACAAGTGAGTATTGGACCCATCTGTGCGATTAGAAGTCATTAG